The stretch of DNA AGAAAATTGTTTATCAAAAAGTAAAGAGATCCAGGATTGGAGCCACTCACAATCATGGGAATTAAATCTTGAGGAGCAATTATGGAAAACAGAAGCCAAGAGTGGCAAAACTTGGTCTCTCAACTCAAATCTTTTTCATAACTAACGATTCGATTTCTCTCTTATACAGTcagtaaacagatttttaaaatgtcatattaagatatcactaacaatttcagtttataaatacacatacacattttagTTCCAAAAAAAAGTCATATCCAAAACACAAAAGCAATCACATACTGATTTTTGTCCTCTCTCAATTACTactaccaaaaagaaagaaagaataaaaagaaaaaaaaaagaaaagaaagaaaactccctGAGAGGTGGCCAACATTCCAGAGGCATTTCTGCATAAAAAAAGGTAATGGGCAGACTGCTCAGCTAAACAGTCAGTGGCCCTTTGCAAGCCTCCTAGGTGTATTCCCAGCAGACACGTTATCAGATTAAAGGAACTGCAAACAAACTGGGCTGAAACCTTTCTTTGTCCAAGTCCAGCCTCTTCTTCCTGTGATGTCATACTACAAATCTAGCacgcctttctttttctcttcagagAAAGCCCATCTCACAATACAGCTGGTAACCGAGGAAAAGGCCGCGATTCAGCAAGAGCTAACACGCTTAGGAATTTATTTCGGAACCTTTGAAAGACTCCTCTGCTTACCACCATCTGGGATCCACTGCAGGAATACGGAAGAGGAAAACTTCATTTAGAAGGAAGGAGCAAGAAGTAAATGAGACCGAACTGGGAATGTTTAAGTCGCTGAAACTTTGCgttgaaaagcaaaataagattGCTAACTTTAACTTAAACATTCTGGAGCATAAAGAAACTTTCATTTTGGAATATTCATCTTAACAACTGAAACTGAAGTTTGCCAGACGAATAGTTTTCTTCCATCTCAGAACacagcttttatttaaaatttataatccaATGGATTGGCTTCATTCACTGACTGTGTTTTTTAAACGTAGCCCTGGAATCACGGATTTTCTGgagatttgaaaatgaaaatattttcttattgaagAACCAAGTAGAAACTTTACAGCAACAAATTTCATGTCTcttggaggaaaaagaaatatttataaaatcacgCAAAGATCCAAAGGATTTGCAAATACATTGGAGGTTATAAAGGGGTCACAATCTGAATACCAAAGGAGACCGCAGCTGACCAAAGGACTTCAACACTGTAAACTGGACGTGCCTTTATAATGGTAAGCAATAACAGCTCCCACTGCATCTATGATGATTCCTTTAAGTACACTTTGTACGGGTGCATGTTTAGCATGGTGTTTGTGCTTGGGTTAATATCCAACTGTGTTGCCATATACATTTTCATCTGCGCTCTCAAAGTGCGAAATGAAACAACAACATATATGATTAACTTGGCAATGTCAGACTTGCTTTTCGTTTTTACTTTACCCTTCAGGATATTTTACTTTGCAACACGGAATTGGCCATTTGGAGATTTACTTTGTAAAATTTCAGTGATGCTGTTTTATACCAACATGTACGGAAGCATTCTGTTCTTAACCTGTATTAGTGCCGACCGATTTCTGGCAATCGTCTACCCATTTAAGTCAAAGACTCTAAGAACCAAACGAAATGCAAAAATCGTTTGCATTGCTGTATGGTTAACTGTGATGGGAGGAAGTGCACCAGCAGTTTTTTTTCAGTCTACCCACTCTCAGGGTAACAATACCTCAGAAGCCTGCTTTGAAAATTTCCCAGAGGCCACATGGAAAACATATCTCTCAAGGATTGTAATTTTCATCGAAATAGTGGGATTTTTTATTCCTCTAATTTTAAACGTAACTTGTTCTAGTATGGTGCTAAGAACTTTAAATAAACCTCTTACATTAAgtagaagcaaaataaacaaaactaaggttttaagaatgatttttgtacatttggtcatattctgtttctgtttcgtgcCTTACAACATCAAccttattttatattctcttatGAGAACACAGACGTTTGTTAATTGCTCAGCGGCAACAGCGGTAAGGACCATGTACCCAATCACTCTTTGCATTGCTGTTTTAAACTGTTGCTTTGACCCTATAGTTTACTACTTCACGTCAGACACGATTCagaattcaataaaaatgaaaaactggtCTACCAGGAGAAGCGACTCCAGATTCTCTGAAGTTCAAGGCACAGAGAACTTTATTCAACATAACCTACAGAccttaaaaaataagatatttgacAACGAATCTACAATATAAGCTGCCTTAAATAAAACCACCGGGACTTCACTGGGACAGAACCTCCAAGTTCCTTCAACTGTGAAAAGTGTTTTCTTGGACAACTATTTCTCCAcctctgaaagaaaataaacatgtggacattttaaagttttttgttttagaaaaatgtattcGATGTGTTAAGTATTAAAACGTATTCTACTCTTGTATatactccattttatttttctgagccaTTTTGACTTGTACCTTCctcttcatcaaaaaaaaaaaatccctaaagttGTTCAAATTCTAAAAGTAACTACGATGTAAGTCATGTGGTGACCATCTGTATGGTTTTTGAATGTCTTAGTAATTTTATGCTGGAtaattaacaaatattaaaagtttcATTTAAGTGTTTAATACTTTTATTCAGTATATATCTAATTTTGATTTCAATCTGAATTGAAACTACTAATCATGTTTCTTAAACTATAACAACATAAATGAGAAAGAGTAATTTGAAATATTCAGTAAGCGTTTTTACAGCATTTTTCAAAAAACAGTAAAGAATGTAATGTTCTGTAGAATGACATACTGACACTATTTGAGGCTCTCGAGCAGTCACACTCAGAGATAATATTTAGGATTTTGTCTTTGTATGCAATTCGTAAAAAGCAGATGCTA from Phocoena phocoena chromosome 18, mPhoPho1.1, whole genome shotgun sequence encodes:
- the LPAR6 gene encoding lysophosphatidic acid receptor 6, giving the protein MVSNNSSHCIYDDSFKYTLYGCMFSMVFVLGLISNCVAIYIFICALKVRNETTTYMINLAMSDLLFVFTLPFRIFYFATRNWPFGDLLCKISVMLFYTNMYGSILFLTCISADRFLAIVYPFKSKTLRTKRNAKIVCIAVWLTVMGGSAPAVFFQSTHSQGNNTSEACFENFPEATWKTYLSRIVIFIEIVGFFIPLILNVTCSSMVLRTLNKPLTLSRSKINKTKVLRMIFVHLVIFCFCFVPYNINLILYSLMRTQTFVNCSAATAVRTMYPITLCIAVLNCCFDPIVYYFTSDTIQNSIKMKNWSTRRSDSRFSEVQGTENFIQHNLQTLKNKIFDNESTI